The sequence below is a genomic window from Natronoarchaeum mannanilyticum.
GCGGACGCCGCGCCTACACGCTCACCTTACAGACCCGCGAGCAGCACATCCGCAAGGAGCGAGCGACGAGCAACATCTGCACGAATCAGGCGTGGGTCGCTCTCCGGACCGCGATCCACGCCGCCTGGCTCGGGCCTTCGGGGCTGGTCGAGGAAGCCGAGCGCGCAGTCGAACAGGCCCAGGAGCTCGCAGCCCGTCTCGACGCCGTTCCGGGCGTCGAGGCGCCGGTCCACGACCGGCACCACTTCCGCGAGTTCGTCGCGCGCACCGACTCGTCGGCTGACGAAATCGCCGCCGACCTGGCCGACCGCGGGTTCGCGGTCCACGCCCTTGACGACGATCTGGTGCAGATCTGTGCGACCGACCACGACGATGCGACGCTCGACGAGTTCGTCGCCGCGTTCGAGGAGGTGACGGCATGAAGTACAATCAAGCACGCTGGTCCCGCGACGACGAGGACGTCTACGAGCCGCTGCTCTCCGAGAAGGACGAGACGACCGTCGAGATCGGCGGCGGAGGGAGCGACGACGGTGGGACCGGCGGCGCCGATGCGGCGTCGAGCGAGGCCGACTCCGGCTCCCCGCTCCCCGACGACCTCACGCGAGACGAACTGACGCTCCCCGAGCTCTCCGAGCCTGAGCTCGCGCGCCACTACACGCGGCTCTCGCAGATGACCTACGGCGTCGACAGCGGGCCCTACCCCCTGGGGAGCTGCACGATGAAGTACAACCCCAAGTTCACCGAGGACGTCGCCGCGCTGGCCGACGCCGCGGTCCACCCCGACCGTCCCGAGCGCCGGCAGCAGGGCACGCTGGAGCTGCTCTACCGGCTGCAGGACTATCTCGGCCGGATCGGCGGAATGGACGCCGTCTCGCTGCAGCCGCCCGCCGGCGCCGCCGGCGAGTTCGCCGGCATCCTCGTCGCGCGCGCCTACCACGAGCACAACGACGAGGGCCATCGCGACGAGGTGATCGTCCCCGAGAGCGCCCACGGGACCAACTTCGCCAGCGCGGCGCTGGCGGGCTACGACGTCGTCGAGCTGCCGGGCGGCGAGGACGGCCGCGTCGACCTCGACGCCCTGGAGGGGGCGCTGTCCGAAAACACGGCGGCGCTGATGCTCACGAACCCCAACACGCTCGGGCTGTTCGAGCGCGACATCGAGGCGATCGCCGAGGCGGTCCACGACGTCGGCGGGCTGCTGTACTACGACGGCGCGAACCTCAACGCCCTGCTCGGACGCGCTCGCCCCGGCGACATGGGCTTCGACATCATGCACTACAACGTCCACAAGACGTTCGCGACGCCACACGGCGGCGGCGGGCCGGGCGCGGGCCCCATCGGCGTCGCCGAGAAGCTCGCGCCGTTTCTCCCCGCGCCCCGAATCCGGCCGGACGAGATGGGGTACGAGCGCTTCGAGCCCGACCACTCGGTCGGCAAGGTCCACGGGTTCGACGGCAACTGGCTCGTGCTCGTCAAGGCCTACGCCTACATCGCCCGCCTCGGCGACGACGGGCTCGCCGACGCCAGCGCGAAGGCCGTGCTCAACGCGAACTACCTCGCCGAGCAGATCGACCTGGATGTTCCGTACGGGCCGTTCCACCACGAGTTCGTCGCCAGTGCGGGCGACCGCGACGCGGCCGAAGTGGCGAAGCGGATGCTCGATTTCGGCGTCCACCCGCCGACGACGAAGTGGCCCGAGATCGTCCCCGAGGCGCTGATGACCGAGCCCACCGAGGTCGAGAGCAAGGACTCGCTCGACCAGCTCGCGGCCGCGTTCGACGCCGTGATGAGCGAGGATGCGGACGCCGCGGCCGACGCCCCGCAGCGGACCGCAGCCCGGCGGATCGACCAGACTTCCGCCGCCCGGAATCTGCGGCTCTCCTGGCAGTCGCTGGACGGGGAGTGACGGCGTTCCGCAGCGGCGTCGTCACGCTGCAGCGGTGTCGTCACACCGCCGCTTCGTCGCGCCGTCGCGCGTCGGTTAGCAATCCTTAATAGATCTAGCGCAGTCAGTTAATACATGACCGTCGTGAGCGTCTCGATGCCGGAGGAGCTGCTGGAGCGGATCGACGAGTTCTCCGAGGACCACGGGTACACCGGCCGCAGCGAGGTGATCCGGGAGGCCTCGCGGAACCTGCTCGGCGAGTTCGAGGACAGGCGCCTGGAGGACAAGGAGCTGATGGGCGTCGTCACCGTCGTCTTCGACTACGAGACCACAAGCGTCGAGGAGCGGATGATGCACCTGCGCCACGAGCACGAGGACCTCGTGGCCTCGAACTTCCACAGCCACGTCGGCGATCACTACTGCATGGAGCTGTTCATCCTGGAGGGCGGGCTGGAGGATATCTCGTCGTTCGTCGGCAAGATCCGCGCGACCCAGGACACGCTGTCGGTCGATTACTCGGTGCTGCCCGTCGACGAGTTCTCGCAGGCGCTCTCCGACGCGAGCTGACGACCGCAGCGCCGTCCGAACTCCACGACCGGCTGTCGATTTCTCACCAGGGAACGATCTCGTCGTAGTCGGCCGGCGGTATCGGGCCGCTCAGCAGCGGATCCTCGGTTCTGCGCATCCACGCGACGAGCCGCCGTTCGAGTTCGTCCCGGACGTGCCGGTACTGGTCGTCCTCGGCGAGATTGTCACGCTCGTACGGATCCGCCTCCAGATCGTACAGCTCGGCGTACGGACGCGGATTCGACTGGAACTCCTCGCGGACCGCTCGTCCCGCCTCGCTCATCAGGATGTCGTCGGTCATGTACACGTCCGGGAGGTGCCAGAAGCTCCGGATGTACTTGTACCGCTCCGTCCGGACGGCTCGTATCGGATTGTACCGGTCGTGCCAGGTCATCTCGGCGAACACGAGCTCTCTCTGGTAGTGTTCCTGATCGGTGAACAGCGGGAGGAAGCTCTGGCCGGACACCTCGTCGAGCACCGTCCCGTCGGCCATCTCGAGGATCGTCGGGAACAGGTCGACGTTGCTCACCAGTTCGTCGTAGCGCTCGCCGCCGTCGATCTCGCCGGGATATCGCAACAGCAGCGCCGCCTCGATGCCGGGATCGTAGCAACAGCCCTTGGCGCGGGGGAACGCGATGCCGTGCTCCGTCGTGAACACAACGAGCGTGTCGTCCGCGAGGTCGGCGGCGTCGAGGGCGTCGAGGACGGCGTCGACGGCCTCGTCGATCGCCTCGATCATCCCCTCCATCTCGGCGAGATCCCGGCGGATCCTCTCCCGGTCGGGGAGGTACGGTAGCGCCTCGACGCCGGCGGGGTCGGCCATCTCGTAGTTGTCGTCGTCGAACCCGTACCGGTCGTCCAGTCGGACGCGATGGGCCTCGAAGAAGCCGAGCGAGGCGAAAAATGGCTCCGTGGGCGGATCGTTGTCGAGGAACGACCGGAACGCCCGCGCGACGTCCCGGGCGCGGTTGACCGCGTGATCCGTCGGCGAAACCGGCGACGTGCGGGCGCCGCCGGGAAAGACGTGTTCGAAGCCGAGCGACTGGGGATCCGTCGCGGCGTGCTGGAGCCCGAACAGGTACGTTTCGTACTCGCGTTCCGCGAGGGCCGCGGGCAGTGTCGCGAACCGATCGTCGATCTCCCAGCGGCCGTGGGCCAGCCCCATCAGCCCGTTGACGTGGGGAAACTCGCCGGTGTGGATGCTGCTGCGGCTCGGCGAGCACTGCGGGGCGGTCACGAAGTGGTTCTCGAACACGGCACCGTCGTCCGCGAGCGACTCCAGCGCCGGCGTGTCGACGTCGCGGTCGTAACAGCCGATTCGCCTACCCAGATCGTGGCAGTGGATCAGGACGACGTTCGGCTCCGAACCGACCAGTGGCACACGGTACTATCGTCGGGACGGAGGATAAACGCTTCAGCGAAACGGGAAAGCGGTCGGCTGTCTCAGGCCGTCGCGCCCGTGTCGACGGTGTCGTCGATCTTCACGAAGCCGTAGTTGCACTCGGGGCAGCGCCACTTCGTCTTCGTCCCGAGGTGGAGTTCCGTGCTGGCCGCGAGCCAGAACGTGTGTTCGGCCTCACACTGCGGACAGTACTGATCCAGTTCCATGCTTGCACGTACCCGGTCCTCGGGATTTAACACTACTGTTTCCCGCAGCCGATCGAACGGCTCGCGTCGATCGCCGAGGGACGCTCTGGCGGGCTAGCGGACCGGAGTAAATGGCATATCGATATACGAAAAGGGGGTCGGCATCCGACCGTTCGACCGCCGAAGCGACACCGATCTGTCGCGTCCCGGGGTCGTGACGAGACGGAAGTCTTTTACTCGTTTTAGGCCTGCCTAAAGGCATGCACGACGAGACGACGCCAAAACGAACGCGACGGAACTACCTCGGGTCGGTCGGCGCTCTGGCCGGCGGCGCCGCGTTGGCGGGCTGTATCGGCGAAAATCCGGGATCCGATTCGGACGGAGGATCCTACTCGGTGTCGATGGCGCCGGTGGGGGAGGTCGAGTTCGACGGGCCGCCCGAGAGCGCGTTCACGATCTATCCGCAGTACGCCGACATGGCCGTCGCGCTCGGCCACAGCGAGGCGATCGAGTCGATGTTCGCCACCAATATGGCCGAGACGACGATGAGCCACTACTACGCCCACCTGGAGGGCGTCGACTACGAGTGGGGCGATCTCGTGAACCCGCTGGACGGGGACTTCAGCCGGGAGACGGTGTACTCGACGGACGCCGACGTCCACCTCGCGGACCCGGCCTGGGTGAGCACCCAGAGCAACTGGGGCGAGTCCGAGATCGACGAGGTTCGCAACCAACAGGGCCCGTGGTTCGGCAACTTCTACAGCGGCACGCACGCCGAGCCGCCCGAGGCGTACCGCGACAGCTACGAGTACTACGGGCTCTGGGAGCTGTTCGGCAAGGTCGCCGCGGTGTTCGACGAGGTCGAGCGCTACGAGGCGATCAAGGCGATCCGCGACGACGCCGTCGCGACGATCGAGGAGAACCTGCCGCCCGAGGACGACCGCCCGACCGCGGTGCGGGTCACGTACAACGCCCAGAACGACCAGTTCTTCACCTACCACCTGAACAAGCCCGGCTACTGGCTGGCCGACACGCGCCCGCTCGGCGCGACCGACGCGTTCGCCGACCGGGACTGGGAGCAGCTTTGGGGTACGGTCGACTACGAGACGATGCTCGAAGCCGATCCGGACGTCATCCTGCACCTCTGGGGGCTGACCCCCTGGCACGACATGAACGACGTCCGCGATACCCTGGAAAGCGAGCCGTCGGGCCAGAAACTCTCTGCGGTCCAGGACGACCGCGTGTACGCCGCCGGGATGCGCTACCAGGGCCCGATCATGAACCTGTTCCAGCTGGAGATGACCGCCAAACAGCTCTACCCGGAGCAGTTCGGCGAGTGGCCCGGCACGCCCGACGGCGGTGCCTCCTATCCCGAAATTCCCGAGGACAAGCAGTTGTTCGACCGTCAGGAGCTGGCGAACGTGATCACCGGATCGAACGAGTAGGCGTCCGAGTGCGTAGCGAACATCGTCCCGGGGAGAACTAAGGTCGTCCGCCGCGTGGGTCCGGACATGAAGATCTACACCGGCCGCGGCGACGAGGGGATGACCGATCTTCGGGACATGTCCCGCGTCTCGAAGACCAGCGCGCGGATCGAAGCGTACGGCACGGTCGACGAACTGAACGCCCTGCTCGGGACCGTTCGGCCGACCGGTCACGACGACGTCGACGAGCACCTCGCCGCGATCCAGAACCACCTCCACGTCGCGCAGGCCGACCTCGCGAACCCCGATCCCGACGAGGACGATCCCGTCGTGCGCGACGAGCACACCGAGGAACTCGAGGCGATGATCGACTCCTTCGACGACGAACTCGACCCCCTGGAGCAGTTCATCCTGCCGACGGGCAGCGAGAAGGGGTCGCGGCTTCACCACGCCAGAACGGTGTGTCGGCGCGCCGAGCGCCGGACCGTCGCGCTCGCGGCCGACCAGACGATCAACGGCGAGGCCGTCCAGTACCTGAATCGGCTCTCGGACGCGCTGTTCGTGCTCGCGCGCGTCGTCAACAAGCGCGACGGCGTCCGCGAGGAGAATCCGGAATACTAGTCGGGATCGAGCCCGACCAGCTCCCGGCGCACGACGTCGGCGTACCCCGAGGTCGTCAGCTTCATCGTCGGGACGCCGACGAACGGCAGCGACGCCAGCGAGACGAGCGGGCGCTCGACGCCGACGCCCAGCGAGCGCACCGCGTTCTCGGCGGCGTCGAGCAGCTTCGCGGTCTCTTCGACCTCGAGATCCGCGGCGCAGCCGCCGACCCGGTAGGGGAGTTCCGCGATCACGTCGCCGTCGCGGACGACCGCCCAGCCGCCACCGAGTTCGTTGACGTGCCTGGCCGCCGCGCGGAGATCGGCGTCGTCAGCGCCGACGGCGAGCACGCCCGTCGCCTCCATCGTCATGCTCGTCGCGACGCCGCCGCGCTCGATGCCGTATCCGGTCAGAAAGCCGGCGAAGCCGGAGCCGTCGGAATCGGGGTGGCGATCGAGCAGCGCGACCTTGGCGACGTCGCGCTCGGGCGCCGCGCGGAGCTCGCCGTCCTCCTGTGCGGGCTCGACCGTCGCCTCGTGGGAGAGCAACCCCTCGCCGAGCTGGATTGCGCGTACGCGACCGTCGGCGCCGGCGGCGTCGGCGGGCACGCGGACGGCGTCGGGATCGGTGCGCACGTCGACGGCGTCGTAGAAGCGCTCGGGGTACTCGTGGCTGCGGGGCGCCACGCGGACCTCGTTGTTGTGGACGACGACCTCGCCGCCGCTGATCACGGTGGTGACGTTGACCGATTGGAGGTCGTCGACGATCAGGACGTCCGCGGCGTTGCCCGGCGCGAGGCTACCCCGGTCGTCGAGCCCGAAGTGGCGCGCGGGGTTCAGCGTCGCCATCCGGATCGCGTCCGCGGGGTCGACGCCTTCCTCGATCGTCCGCCGGACGACGGCGTCCATCAGCCCCTCGTCGAGCAGTTTTCTGGGCCACATCCCGTCGGTCGAGAGCGAGAGTTCGGCGGCGCCGACGCGGTCGACCGCGCCCGCAATCGCCTCGATATCGTCCCGGATCGAGCCGTACCGGCCGATCGCGTGGACGCCGCGCTCGACGCGCTCGACGACGCCGTCGGCGGTGATCGCCTCGTGGTCGTTGTCGACGACGCCCGCGAACGCCGACAGTTTGGCGCCGTCGCAGCCCGCGCCGTGGCCGCAGCTGCGTTTGCCTTCCCGCTCGGCGCGCTCGTAGAGACGTTCGATCGGCGAGTCGCGCCCGACCGCGTGGATCCAGTCGGTCTCGCCGACGCCGACGATCCGGTCGTCCGCGAGCAGGTCCGCGAGCGCCTCGGCCTCGTCCTCGTCGGCGCGGGGCTCCTCGAACGTGTCCGCGAGGGGCTGGGGTGGGACGGTCGCCTTGACCGTGATCGGCAGGTACGAGGTGGCCGCGAGCAGCGCCTCGACGCCCTCGGCGCCGAACGCGCCGCCCAGCCCGGATGTCTCGGTGACGACGGTCGTCGTCCCGCCCTCCAGCGCGTAGTGGTAGGCGTTTTCGAGCGTCTGGACCGTGTCGACGTGCGTGTGGGCGTCGATGAACCCCGGCAGGACGGCCCGGCCGTCAGCGTCGACGACGCGGGTGTCCTCGCCGATCACGTCCTCGGCGCTCTCGGGCAGCGCGGCGATCTCGTTGTCGCAGACCGCGACGTCGAGCGCGCGGAACTCGCCGGTCTCGGGGAGGAACACGCGCCCGCCGGCGATCACGAGATCCGCGGGCGCCTCGCCGAGCGCGACAGCTTGCGTGCGCTTCATGCTCCTGTCGCCTCGTAGCGGACGAGCCCGTCGTCGCTCTCGGTCGGCGTCACTTCGCCCCGCGCTTCGAGCACGTCGAGGTGGCCGATCGCCTCGCTCATCGCCGGGAAGTACTCGGTCGCGGGCAGGTCGTCGAACAGCCCCTCCATCACGTCCATCGCGGTGGTCGGCTCGTCGACGAGCGCTCGGACGTTGTCGGTGCGGTCCTCGTGGGCGGCCAGCGTCTCGTCGATTCTCCCGTCGGGGTCCTCGATCCGCTCGCCGTGGCCGGGCAGGATCTCGTCGAGGCCGCGCTCGCGGAGCGCCGTGAGGGAGTCGTTGTACGCCGGCAGCATCCGCGGTCGCTCGCCCTCGGGCTTGGCGGGCGGCTGCAACAGCGGGTTCGGCGTCACGTCGCCGAGGACGTGATCGCCGACGATCGCCCGGTCCTGACCGGCCGACTCGTAAGTGAATATCAGTTCGCCCGGTGCGTGTCCCTCGACGGCTTCGACCGTCACGTCCAGCTCGCCCACTTCCAGCGCGTCGCCGTCCGCGAGCGTCGCGTCGACCTCGCAGTCCGGCGCGTAGGGAAGGTACGCCTCGGGCAGTTCGACGACGGTGCTCGCGGTCGAGCGGGACATCCCGTGGGCGACGAAGAAGTCCTCGAAAAAGGACTGCTCGTAGTCGAGGCGGTCGCCGAACGCCCTGATGATCTCGGCGGTCGCGGGCGACGCGAGGACGTCGACGCCGGCCTCGCGGAGCCGGTGCGCGGCCCCGAAGTGGTCGGGGTGGGGATGGGTGATCAGCGCGCGGTCGAGGTCGTCCGGTTCCAGGCCGCGGTCGGCGAGCCCTTCGACGAGAGCCTCCCAGGACTCCTCGCTGTCGGGGCCCGGATCGACAATCGTGCGCCCCGCGAGGTAGGCGTTGACCGGGCCGACCTGGAACGGCGTCGGGATCGAGAGCCGGCTGAACATTCGTGGTCCGTTTGGACGGCCGAACAGTAAAACCGTTTGTGAACCGGTGACTCGCCGTCGATCGTTGTCGCGAAAGAGAGAGATGCTACGGGACGTGTCGGGTCCGATGCCCACGGAGCCTCGACCGTCTGTCGGGACCGTCGCCGGTCCCCGAAGTCTGCTGGCACACCACGGGACGGAGGGCA
It includes:
- a CDS encoding adenine deaminase C-terminal domain-containing protein, with the protein product MKRTQAVALGEAPADLVIAGGRVFLPETGEFRALDVAVCDNEIAALPESAEDVIGEDTRVVDADGRAVLPGFIDAHTHVDTVQTLENAYHYALEGGTTTVVTETSGLGGAFGAEGVEALLAATSYLPITVKATVPPQPLADTFEEPRADEDEAEALADLLADDRIVGVGETDWIHAVGRDSPIERLYERAEREGKRSCGHGAGCDGAKLSAFAGVVDNDHEAITADGVVERVERGVHAIGRYGSIRDDIEAIAGAVDRVGAAELSLSTDGMWPRKLLDEGLMDAVVRRTIEEGVDPADAIRMATLNPARHFGLDDRGSLAPGNAADVLIVDDLQSVNVTTVISGGEVVVHNNEVRVAPRSHEYPERFYDAVDVRTDPDAVRVPADAAGADGRVRAIQLGEGLLSHEATVEPAQEDGELRAAPERDVAKVALLDRHPDSDGSGFAGFLTGYGIERGGVATSMTMEATGVLAVGADDADLRAAARHVNELGGGWAVVRDGDVIAELPYRVGGCAADLEVEETAKLLDAAENAVRSLGVGVERPLVSLASLPFVGVPTMKLTTSGYADVVRRELVGLDPD
- a CDS encoding ABC transporter substrate-binding protein, which translates into the protein MHDETTPKRTRRNYLGSVGALAGGAALAGCIGENPGSDSDGGSYSVSMAPVGEVEFDGPPESAFTIYPQYADMAVALGHSEAIESMFATNMAETTMSHYYAHLEGVDYEWGDLVNPLDGDFSRETVYSTDADVHLADPAWVSTQSNWGESEIDEVRNQQGPWFGNFYSGTHAEPPEAYRDSYEYYGLWELFGKVAAVFDEVERYEAIKAIRDDAVATIEENLPPEDDRPTAVRVTYNAQNDQFFTYHLNKPGYWLADTRPLGATDAFADRDWEQLWGTVDYETMLEADPDVILHLWGLTPWHDMNDVRDTLESEPSGQKLSAVQDDRVYAAGMRYQGPIMNLFQLEMTAKQLYPEQFGEWPGTPDGGASYPEIPEDKQLFDRQELANVITGSNE
- a CDS encoding sulfatase — its product is MVGSEPNVVLIHCHDLGRRIGCYDRDVDTPALESLADDGAVFENHFVTAPQCSPSRSSIHTGEFPHVNGLMGLAHGRWEIDDRFATLPAALAEREYETYLFGLQHAATDPQSLGFEHVFPGGARTSPVSPTDHAVNRARDVARAFRSFLDNDPPTEPFFASLGFFEAHRVRLDDRYGFDDDNYEMADPAGVEALPYLPDRERIRRDLAEMEGMIEAIDEAVDAVLDALDAADLADDTLVVFTTEHGIAFPRAKGCCYDPGIEAALLLRYPGEIDGGERYDELVSNVDLFPTILEMADGTVLDEVSGQSFLPLFTDQEHYQRELVFAEMTWHDRYNPIRAVRTERYKYIRSFWHLPDVYMTDDILMSEAGRAVREEFQSNPRPYAELYDLEADPYERDNLAEDDQYRHVRDELERRLVAWMRRTEDPLLSGPIPPADYDEIVPW
- the gcvPB gene encoding aminomethyl-transferring glycine dehydrogenase subunit GcvPB; translated protein: MKYNQARWSRDDEDVYEPLLSEKDETTVEIGGGGSDDGGTGGADAASSEADSGSPLPDDLTRDELTLPELSEPELARHYTRLSQMTYGVDSGPYPLGSCTMKYNPKFTEDVAALADAAVHPDRPERRQQGTLELLYRLQDYLGRIGGMDAVSLQPPAGAAGEFAGILVARAYHEHNDEGHRDEVIVPESAHGTNFASAALAGYDVVELPGGEDGRVDLDALEGALSENTAALMLTNPNTLGLFERDIEAIAEAVHDVGGLLYYDGANLNALLGRARPGDMGFDIMHYNVHKTFATPHGGGGPGAGPIGVAEKLAPFLPAPRIRPDEMGYERFEPDHSVGKVHGFDGNWLVLVKAYAYIARLGDDGLADASAKAVLNANYLAEQIDLDVPYGPFHHEFVASAGDRDAAEVAKRMLDFGVHPPTTKWPEIVPEALMTEPTEVESKDSLDQLAAAFDAVMSEDADAAADAPQRTAARRIDQTSAARNLRLSWQSLDGE
- a CDS encoding MBL fold metallo-hydrolase, whose amino-acid sequence is MFSRLSIPTPFQVGPVNAYLAGRTIVDPGPDSEESWEALVEGLADRGLEPDDLDRALITHPHPDHFGAAHRLREAGVDVLASPATAEIIRAFGDRLDYEQSFFEDFFVAHGMSRSTASTVVELPEAYLPYAPDCEVDATLADGDALEVGELDVTVEAVEGHAPGELIFTYESAGQDRAIVGDHVLGDVTPNPLLQPPAKPEGERPRMLPAYNDSLTALRERGLDEILPGHGERIEDPDGRIDETLAAHEDRTDNVRALVDEPTTAMDVMEGLFDDLPATEYFPAMSEAIGHLDVLEARGEVTPTESDDGLVRYEATGA
- the nikR gene encoding nickel-responsive transcriptional regulator NikR; protein product: MTVVSVSMPEELLERIDEFSEDHGYTGRSEVIREASRNLLGEFEDRRLEDKELMGVVTVVFDYETTSVEERMMHLRHEHEDLVASNFHSHVGDHYCMELFILEGGLEDISSFVGKIRATQDTLSVDYSVLPVDEFSQALSDAS
- a CDS encoding cob(I)yrinic acid a,c-diamide adenosyltransferase encodes the protein MKIYTGRGDEGMTDLRDMSRVSKTSARIEAYGTVDELNALLGTVRPTGHDDVDEHLAAIQNHLHVAQADLANPDPDEDDPVVRDEHTEELEAMIDSFDDELDPLEQFILPTGSEKGSRLHHARTVCRRAERRTVALAADQTINGEAVQYLNRLSDALFVLARVVNKRDGVREENPEY